The genomic window ATCAATCGGAAGCAGCAAGTTTTCTTCTTTCATTTTGTGAATGGCATATTCGGATGGAACGGCGATATCATATGCTGTGCCGCCCTGCTCAATTTTTGTCATCATCGCTTCGTTTGAATCAAATGTTTCATAGATGACCTTGATGCCTGTTTCTTTTTCAAACCTGTCAATTAATTTCGCATCAATATAATCGCCCCAATTATAAATGGTTAACGTATTTCCGCTTGTGTACCCTTGGGCTGAATTCAGTTTAAAAACAACATAAAGCAAAAGAAAAGATACTAGCAAAACTGCAGCAAATGCCCGAATAAGCTGCTTCATTTCCGAACCCCCATTCCGTTCGGCCGGTTACGCTTTGCAATGTAATAATAACCGATCACAAGAATCATCGTGAAAATAAATAACAAGGTTGATAAAGCGTTAATATTTAACGACACGCCCCTGCGTGCCAGTGAATAGATTTCAACCGACAGTGTCGAAAAACCATTCCCCGTCACAAAAAACGTAACGGCAAAGTCATCGAGCGAATAGGTCAGCGCCATAAAAAAGCCCGCAAAAATGCCGGGTGTAATATATGGAAGCACAACCTTTGAAAGAACATCCCAGCGACTCGCTCCCAAATCAAGGGCTGCATACATCATCGTCGGGCTCATTTCCTCAATCTTTGGAAGCACCATAATAACAACGATCGGTACACAAAAAGCGATATGGGAAAGCAAGACGGAAATAAATCCTAGTTTTATCCCGATCATCGTAAATAAAATTAAGAAGGAAGCGCCAATAATTACGTCAGGGCTGACAATCAGGACATTATTTAAAGACAAAAGCGTATTTTTTACACGCCGCTTTCTTGAATAAGCGATTGCTAGTGCTCCTGCCACTCCAATAATGGTCGAGATCGCGGCAGACAAAAGCGCAATAATGATTGTATTTAATACAATGATCAACAGCCGGGAATCTTTGAACAGCTCTTTATACCAGTCAAGCGTAAATCCTTCAAACTGATACATCGTACCGCCGCTATTAAAAGAATAAAATATTAAATAGAAAATCGGGGCATAAAGGATAAAAAAGACGACAATTAAATACACAGTTGACCATTTCGACATTTTTTTCATATGATCCCCCGCCTCCTTTTCCCAGTGACAATCATGATGATCACCATGGCAATGATCAAGAAGACGGCAATCGTTGAACCCATTCCCCAATCCTGTGTCACGAGAAAATGCTGTTCAATCGCTGTTCCGAGCGTAATGACCCGGTTTCCGGCAATCAGCCTCGTAAGCATAAAAAGTGATAAAGCAGGAATAAAGACAACCTGGCAGCCCGATTTCACGCCATCAAGCGTCAAAGGAAAAATAACGCGCCTGAACGTTGTCCATGATGAGCCGCCTAAATCATGGGCCGCATCCACAAGTGAAGGATTCAATTCATTTAGTGCATTAAAAATTGGCAAAATCATAAATGGCAAAAAGATATAAACCGAAACAAATACAAAGCTGAAATCGGTAAACAACAGCTGCTTGCTTCCGATGCCAATTATTTCAAGGAAGCTGTTTGCTGCTCCGTATGTACCAAAAATACCCAGGAAGGCATATGCTTTTAACAATAAATTGATCCATGACGGTAAAATAATCAAAAGCAGCCAGAGCTGTTTATGTTTCGTTTTCGTAAGCAAATAAGCTGTTGGATATGCAATAACAAGTGTGATCAAAGTGATTAAAAATGCATACCAGAAAGAACTCAGCGTCATCCTCAAGTAAACGGCTGTAAAAAACTTCTTGTAATTATCCAGTGTAAAATGGCCTTCAATGTCAAAAAATGAATAATATAGAACCAGGAACAGCGGCGTAACCACGAAAAGAAAAATCCACAAAACATAAGGAATCAAATAAAAATTACGGGAATTATTTTTCATGGCCATACCTCTCAATAATTTTCTAACCGTTTGTCAAATTCTTCTTCGGTTTCGCCAAGGCGCATGACGTGGATCGCTTCCGGATCAAAATGAAGGCCAATTTCATCACCGACTTTCACTTTTTTCGTTGAATGGACAAGCCATTCGTTTCCATCCTGGTCATAACAAATAATTTCATAGTGAACCCCGCGGAATAATTGGGAGTCAACTCGCACCTGAAGTTTGCCCTTGTCTTTCGTTGTAATTTCCAGGTCTTCTGGACGGATCACGATTTCAACGGTTTCATTAGGGTTAAAACCTTTGTCCACACAATCAAATGTCTTTCCTGCAAACTCTACGACGTAATCTTTAATCATTTTTCCTGATACAATATTTGACTCACCGATGAAATTTGCAACAAAGCGGTTAATCGGCTCATCATAAATGTCTGTCGGTGTTCCGCTTTGTTCAATTTTTCCATTGTTCAAGACAAATATTTCATCAGACATGGCAAGGGCTTCTTCCTGATCATGCGTGACAAAAATAAATGTAATACCTAACCTGCGCTGCAGTTCACGCAATTCGTACTGCATTTCTGTCCGCAGCTTCAAATCAAGGGCTGATAGCGGCTCATCCAGAAGCAGTACTTCGGGCTCATTGACGATTGCCCGCGCAATCGCCACACGTTGGCGCTGACCGCCGGACATTTCCCTTATTTCTCGATTTTCATAACCTTCAAGATTGACAAACCTTAAAGCTTCTCTTACTTTTTCGGTTATTTCTTCATTCTTCAGCTTTTTTATTCGTAATCCAAATGCGACATTTTCAAATACATTTAAATGAGGAAACAGGGCATAATCCTGAAAAACTGTGTTGACCTGGCGCTTATTCGCAGGAACATGGTTTATTATTTTCCCGTTAAAATAGATGTTGCCCTGTGACGGCTCGATAAAGCCCGCAATTAAACGAAGGATCGTCGTTTTTCCGCATCCCGAGGGCCCGAGCAGCGTATAAAATTTTCCTCTTTCAATTTCAAAGCTGACATCATTCAAAACCGGAGGATCATTGTCATATTGTTTCGTGACATGCTCAAAGCGAATGATAATATTATCTTTCATCTTTCATCTTTCTCCCTCTAACACCTATTTTCTAAGTTAAATCACATCTTTTCGTTGCATTTCAAAGAAAATGCAATCCATGGGTCATTTAATTGCAA from Bacillus methanolicus includes these protein-coding regions:
- a CDS encoding ABC transporter permease, coding for MKKMSKWSTVYLIVVFFILYAPIFYLIFYSFNSGGTMYQFEGFTLDWYKELFKDSRLLIIVLNTIIIALLSAAISTIIGVAGALAIAYSRKRRVKNTLLSLNNVLIVSPDVIIGASFLILFTMIGIKLGFISVLLSHIAFCVPIVVIMVLPKIEEMSPTMMYAALDLGASRWDVLSKVVLPYITPGIFAGFFMALTYSLDDFAVTFFVTGNGFSTLSVEIYSLARRGVSLNINALSTLLFIFTMILVIGYYYIAKRNRPNGMGVRK
- a CDS encoding ABC transporter permease, which translates into the protein MKNNSRNFYLIPYVLWIFLFVVTPLFLVLYYSFFDIEGHFTLDNYKKFFTAVYLRMTLSSFWYAFLITLITLVIAYPTAYLLTKTKHKQLWLLLIILPSWINLLLKAYAFLGIFGTYGAANSFLEIIGIGSKQLLFTDFSFVFVSVYIFLPFMILPIFNALNELNPSLVDAAHDLGGSSWTTFRRVIFPLTLDGVKSGCQVVFIPALSLFMLTRLIAGNRVITLGTAIEQHFLVTQDWGMGSTIAVFLIIAMVIIMIVTGKRRRGII
- a CDS encoding ABC transporter ATP-binding protein; translation: MKDNIIIRFEHVTKQYDNDPPVLNDVSFEIERGKFYTLLGPSGCGKTTILRLIAGFIEPSQGNIYFNGKIINHVPANKRQVNTVFQDYALFPHLNVFENVAFGLRIKKLKNEEITEKVREALRFVNLEGYENREIREMSGGQRQRVAIARAIVNEPEVLLLDEPLSALDLKLRTEMQYELRELQRRLGITFIFVTHDQEEALAMSDEIFVLNNGKIEQSGTPTDIYDEPINRFVANFIGESNIVSGKMIKDYVVEFAGKTFDCVDKGFNPNETVEIVIRPEDLEITTKDKGKLQVRVDSQLFRGVHYEIICYDQDGNEWLVHSTKKVKVGDEIGLHFDPEAIHVMRLGETEEEFDKRLENY